GGCCTCGGGCGTGCAGATCGGGAAGATCCGGTCGATCTTGTCCTGGTCGCCGAAGAGGTCGGAGGCGATCTGGGACTCGCGGGCCGCCATCCAGTTGCGGTTGCCCTTGACCGTGTTGATCTCGCCGTTGTGCGCGACGAAGCGGTACGGGTGGGCGAGCGGCCACGACGGGAAGGTGTTCGTGGAGAACCGGGAGTGCACGAGCGAGATCGCGGAGGCGAAGCGCCGGTCGGACAGGTCCGGGAAGAAGGGCTCCAGCTGGCCGGTGGTCAGCATGCCCTTGTAGACGATGGTTCGCGCGGAGAGCGACGGGAAGTAGACACCGGCCTCCCGCTCGGCGCGCTTGCGCAGCGCGAAGGCCTTGCGGTCGAGGTCGATGCCCTGGGTCTCGCCGTCGCTCACGAAGAGCTGACGGAACAGCGGCATGGTGGAGCGGGCCGTGGCACCAAGGAGTTCGGGCGCGGTCGGAACCTCACGCCACCCGAGAACCGTGAGGCCTTCCTCTACGGCGATCGTCTCAACCTGCGAGACGATCGCGTCGGCGCCGTCCTCGGGCAGGAAGGCGATGCCGACCGCGTATCCACCGGCGGCGGGGAGGTCGAATCCGGTCACCTCTCGGAAGAAGGCGTCCGGCACCTGGGACAGGATGCCCGCGCCGTCGCCCGAGTCGGGCTCGGCACCCGTCGCACCGCGGTGCTCCAGGTTGCGCAGCACGGTGAGCGCCTGCTCGACCAGCGCGTGGCTCGCCTCGCCGGTGAGGGTGGCCACGAAGCCGACGCCACAGGCGTCGTGCTCGTTGCGGGGGTCGTACATACCCTGCGCGGCAGGGCGAGCATCCATGAAGGACCAGTTCTGGCCATTCGCGGTGTGCTGGGACGGCTGGCGCGGCGTACGCATCGGCTCTCCCGTCGTCGTCGTGGCATATGCATGGGCATAGGGACGACGTTGGCCCTCTGCGAGTTAGCGCAAAATTTCGTGCAGGTTACATGATGGAACGGTTCTCGGGAACCGGATACTCCGTTCCAACATGCGGACGCCACGGGGTCGCGGCGGTGCACCGCACAAGCGGTGAAGGTGAAGGGGGCCAAAACGGACAGATCGATGTCCGTCGGTCCAGGGCAGAGGGAGCGTCGTAGCCCATCCCGCGGGTGCGCCGCGAGCGTCATTGCCCACAGCGCTTACGGCTCATGCCCAGTGGTTAAGCGTTCGAAACCAGCGAGTAACGGCTACTTATGCGACCCAACGCATAAGTGCGCGTCGAGCTATCCTACGACCGTTCCGAACAAGGTGCCCAGGGCGTACGTCACACCGGCCGCCGCACCCCCCAGCGCGAGCTGCCGAACCCCACTGAACCACCAGGTCCGCGCGGTCACCCGGGCCACCACGGCACCGCACCCGAACAGCCCGACGAGCGCGAGCAGCAGCGCCGGCCACAGCGAGGTCGCCCCGAGCAGGAACGGCAGCACGGGAAGCAGCGCACCCAGCGCGAACGCCCCGAAGGACGAGACGGCGGCGACGAGCGGGGAGGGCAGATCACCGGGGTCGATGCCCAGCTCCTCGCGGGCATGTATCTCAAGGGCCTGCTCAGGATCGCGCGAAAGCTGCCGGGCAACTTCACGGGCGAGCGCGGCCTCGACCCCACGACTCTCATAGAGGGAAGCGAGCTCCTCTTCCTCGTCCTCCGGGTGCTTGCGCAGCTCGCGCCGCTCGACCTCCAGCTCGGCCTCGACCAGCTCGCGCTGGGAGGCGACGGAGGTGTACTCACCGGCCGCCATGGAGAAGGCACCGGCGGCGAGCCCGGCCAGCCCGGTGATGACGACGGTCTGATGACTGACGGCACCACCGACGACACCGGTCATCAGAGCGAGGTTGGAGACGAGACCGTCCATCGCGCCGAACACCGCGGGGCGCAGCCAACCGCCGTTCACATCCCGGTGGGTGTGGTTGTCGCGGTGCGCCTCGTGGAGCGTCGCTTCGGTCTCGATGATGGCCATGCGTGATCCCCCAGAAAGCTAAGGTGAGGCTAACTTTAGACAAGTTCTACTCTTCGACAACACTGAACATACGCCTTTCATTTCCCGCCCTCCAGCAAGGAAAGGTTGGGCTAACCTGCACCTTTGCCCTCGAACGCTCATCCGTGACGAGGGGGCTTCAGATGTCGACCGGGTGACGCTGCACTCCGTCAGGCTCTGCCGAAGGCCTCCCGTGGGAGACATCCGCAAAGGGTTCCGCGCCCTGAGGCGCCCTGAGGGAACCCCGTAGGAGAGGCCGCGTATGGCATCGATCGCCTGCATTCCCCCGGTCCCGGCGCCCAAGAACGCCACCGAACTCCGCGAACGGGCGCGCGGCGCGCTGCTCGGCCTGGCGGTGGGAGACGCCCTAGGCGCACCGGCGGAAAACATGAAGCCCTCGGAGATCCGCGCCCGTTGGGGCCGCATCACGGGCTACGTCGCGGAGAACCCGGCCGGCACGGACGACACGGAGTACGCGATCTTCTCCGGCCTCCTCCTGGCCCGCCACGGCTCGGCCCTCACACCGACCCACGTGGAGGCGGCCTGGCACGAGTGGATCGCGGACCGCGACGAGGGCCCGTTCCGCGGAGCGGGCTTCAGCGAACGAGGCACCCTGGAGAACCTCCGCCGGGGCCTGGCGGCCCCCATCTCCGCCCAACACCGCCACGCCTGGAGCGACGGCCTGGCCATGCGCGCGGCCCCTTTCGGCGTCTTCGCGGCGGGCCGCCCGGCGGAAGCGGCCCGGCTGGTCGCGATCGACGGTTCGGTGAGCCACGACGGCGAGGGCATCTACGGCGGCCAGGCGGTCGCGGCGGGCGTGGCGGCGGCGATGGCGGGAGCGCCGACGATCGCGGTCGTCGCTTCCGCCCTGGCGGTGGTCCCGGACGACTCCTGGACAGCCCGCTCCCTGCGCCGAGCGGTGGCGGTGGCCCACCGAGGCGAACGAGCGGTCCGCTCCGCGGTGGTCATCGGCGGCTACCCGTGGACAGACCTGGCCCCGGAGGCGGTAGCCCTGGCGTTCGGCGCATACGCCGCAGCGGACGGCGACTTCGTGGAGTCGGTCCTCACGGCGGTGAACATGGGGAGGGACGCGGATACGACGGCCGCGGTGGCAGGCGCCCTGGCAGGCGCGACCCGGGGCGCGTCCGCGATCCCGCCCGACTGGGCATCGGCGATCGGCCCAGCGAAGGGCAGTTGCCTACCGGCGATGGCGGGCCACCATGTGCTGGACATCGCGGAGTTGCTGGTTCCGGGGGAGGGCGGGAAGTGGGGCACGGGGGGCGTGGTGCGACGCGATCAGCGGGATCAGCGGGATCAGCGGGAGTACGTGCTGGCTGCGGATGAGGACGAGGTGCAGCTGTGAGCCACGAGGAGAACGAGGGCAACGGTCTGACGCCGACCGCGCAACGGATCGAACCTGCGGTCACCGGGGGCGAGTTCGCCGAGCAGGGGCTACCCGCACCTGCCGAAGCCGAACCCGCGACACAAGGGCCACCCGCCTCCAATCCCCCGCTCCACCCCCAGCTGCTCCAACCCCCGGCCGCCGAAGGCGAATCGACCCCGCAGCAACCCTCCGCACCCGACAACGCTCCCCACCCACCCGCCCGCACCCCACTCAACCGAACAGCCGCCAACGACGATTGCGCCCCACAAGGGCCACCCGCACCCGACGACGAAAGTTGCACGGGCGGTGCGGGTGGGAACAAAAAAGCCGATGGCGGAGCCGAGGCGAGGCGGATCGAGGGGCTGCTGCTCGGGCTCGCCGCAGGAGATGCCGCTGGTTGGCCGGCCGCACGGCACCGCGCCGCCCGGATGCCCGAGTGGACCCGCCGCCTGACCCGCGAACTGGACACCTTCGCGGAACAGAACGCGACCACCACCCTCCCTGTCCCCATCGCCCTGAACCAACCCCCCGAGCCCCTACGCCTCGGCCCCTCCGACGACGCCGAATGGGCAGCCTTCGCCGCAGAAGCCGTACTGAGAGCCGGCGACGACACAGTCCTCGGCGACCTGAGCCGCGAACGCAGAACCCGCGCCGCCATCGACCTCACCTGGAACGCCATCGCCAGCGAGGTCGCCGCAGCGGCGGACCGCGCCCCGGAGGTGGAGTCCGCCGTACTCCCCCTCCGCGCCCGCATCTCGGTACGGGCCGGCCTCGGCAACCTCGCCGCAGGACTCCGCCCACCCGCCACCGGCCACGACAACCCCCACTACTTCGACGACGCGGCCTGCGTAAGAGCCTGCGTACTGGCCGTGGCGCACCCCGGAGACCCCCAACGCGCCGCCGCCCTCGCCGAGTTCGACGCCCACTACACCCAGGACGGCGACGGAGTCCACGGCGCCAGAGCCATGGCGGCAGCCCTCTCCCTCGCCCTGGTCGGCAAGGACGTGGACGACTGCGTGGCGGCGGCCCTCGCCGAACTCCCCGAAGCCACCGAGATCGGCCGCAACGCCCGCCACGCACTGAAGTTGGCCCAGGACAGCGACAACGCCTTCGCCCTGATCCCCCTCTTGGAACACCAGATCGTCGACCACGTCTACAGCTACGGCATCGCGGCCGCCGAAACCGTCCCGGTAGCCCTCGCGTTGGCGACAGCCGCCCGCGGCCGTATCGCCGAAGCGGTCCCCGCCGCGGCCTGCCTCTCCCGGGTAGCCGACTCGGCCCCGGCCCTCGCAGGCGCCCTCACCGGAGCCCTCAGCGGCGGACAGGCGATCCCGGCGACCTGGCGGGACGCCTGCCGCACCCTCTCCGGCTGCGCCCTCCCCCGCCTCACCGGCACGGACCTCGTAGAACTCGCCGAACTCCTGGAAGCCACACAACCGGCGCCACCCGGAGGATGATTCAGGGCATGACGCCCAAAGAACCAGAAAGCAGCCTTGCGGAGAGGATCACCGGAGCCCTCGTGGGCGCCGCCGTGGGCGATGCCCTCGGCGGCCCCGTCGAGGGCTACTCCCCCGACCAGATCCTCGAACGCCACGCCGGCCGCGTCCACGGCATCGTCGGCCCCTGGAACGGCGAGGCCTGGCGCACGGCCCGCCCCATCGCCCCGTACCACAAGGGCGACGGCCACGTCACCGACGACACCTTGATGACCCACGCCCTCGTACGGGTCTACGCCCAGGTCCGCGACCACCTCGACGCATACGCCGTCGCCGACCACCTCGTCCCCGATCTGATGCAAAACCCGCGCTGGATCCCGGAGTTGGAGGCGGAGGCCATCCCCCTCCAGCGCATCTTCCTCGCGGAGAAATGGCTGGCCGCCCGCCTCCACTACGGCCACATCGACCCCCGCGAGGCCGGCGTCGGCAACATCGTCAACTGCGGTGCCGCGATGTACATGGCCCCGGTCGGCCTGGTCAACGCGGCCCATCCGGCGGGCGCTTACGCCGAGGCCCTCGACATCGCGGGCGCCCACCAGTCGTCGTACGGCCGCGAGGCAGCCGGTGTCTTCGCCGCAGCGGTAGCCGCAGCCTGCGTCCCAGGCGCGACCCCCGACTCGGTCGTGACCGCCTGCCTCGCCCTGGCGAAGGACGGCACGCGCACCGCCATCGAGAAGGTCTGCGAAGTGGCCGCCCGTTACTCGGACTTCGAGTCGGCGCTGGTCCCCCTGCGGGAGGCGATCGCGCCGTACGACACGGTCGGCCCCGACTACCGCGCCCCCTCCCTGGACGCCCGCCGCCCCTCCCGCACGAAGGCGATCGAGGAACTCCCCGTCGCCCTGGGCATGTTGGTGGTCTCCGGCGGCGACTACCGCCACGCGGTGCTGGGTTCGGTGAACTACGGCCGGGACTGCGACTCGATCGCGACGATGGCCGGCGCGGTGGCAGGCGCCCTCGGCTCGACGATCCCGCAGGACTGGTCGAAGACGGTCGCCGAGGCCAGCCGCCTGGATCTCTGGGAACCGGCCACCACCCTCACCGCCGTCACCCGCGAACTCTTCGAACGCGACGTCCTCCGCCGCCGGGCCCACGAGGCGGCGTTCACCGAGATCGGAGGGCTGAAGTGCTCCGACTGACCTGGGTCCAGCCGGAGGACCTGCTCGGCCACGAGCTGCGCCAGGCCGCCCAGGACGGACGCGAACCGTCGGCGATCGCGGCACGCTGGCGGGCGGCGGGCGGTGCCGAGGCACCGGAACGGGCGGGCGCTTCGGACCGACCCCCCACCCGTTACCTCCGGTTGCTCGCGGAAGACCTGCTGGACGAACTGGCCGATCTGCCCAGCAGGTTGACGGACCAGGAACCCGCCGACCTGGCCCGCATCCGCGTCCTCTGCCCCAACTGGCCCACCCCGCAAGCCACTTCCCCACCCCGCCCGGCCCGCTTCGAGGCCGCCTGGCTGGGCCGGGCCGTCGGCTGCCTCCTCGGCAAACCCGTCGAGAAGATCACCCTGGACGGCATCCGCCAACTCGCCCGCGCCACCGGCAACTGGCCCCTCACCACCTACTTCACCGCCCGTGGCGTCCCCGCCGACCTCCTCGCCGCCCACCCCTGGAACCGCCGTTCCGCCCCCACCTCCCTCGCCGAGAACATCGACGGCATGCCCGAGGACGACGACCTCAACTACCCCCTGTTGAACCTCCTGTTGCTGCAGCGCCAAGGCAAGGACTTCACCACCGCCGACGTGGCGAAGCTCTGGCTCGACGAACTCCCCGCAGGCCGTACCTTCACCGCCGAACGCATCGCCTACCGCAACCTCCTCACCGGCCTGGAACCCCCGCGAACGGCCCGCCACCGCAACCCGTTCCGCGAGTGGATCGGCGCCCTGATCCGCGCCGACGTGCACGGCTGGACCAACCCCGGAGACCCCGCCGCCGCTGCCGAACAGGCCCACCGCGACGCCACGTTGACCCACACCGCGAACGGCGTCTACGCCGCGATGTTCACGGCCGCCGTCATCGCCACCGCGACCACCGGCACCCACGACATCCACACCTGCCTGCGCACCGGCCTGACGGTGATCCCGCCCGACTCCCGCCTGGCCAAGGCGATTCACCACGCCCTCCAACTGGCCCGGAAACACCGGGACTTCGACGAGGTGGTGGACCACCTCCACGCCACCTACAGCCGAACCCACCACTGGGTCCATGCGATCCCCAACACCGCCCTGATCGCCGCCGCCCTCACCCACGCGGACGGCGACTTCACCGGCTCCATCTGCCGTGCGGTGTCCGGGGGTTGGGACACCGACTCGAACGGCGCGACGGTCGGCTCCATCGCCGCCCTCCTCTCGGACACCGCGCTCCCCGACCGCTGGACGGCCCCGCTCAAGAACCGACTCGCCACCTCCGTAGGCGACTTCAACGGCATCGGCTTCGACACCCTCGCCCGGCTCACCCATCAGGAGACCGCCCGCCCATGACCCACATCGCCGTGCTCGGCAGCACGAACATGGACCTCGTCGCCTACGTCGCGAAGGCCCCGCAGCGCGGAGAGACCGTGACGGGACGGGAGTTCCGCACGATCCCCGGCGGCAAGGGCGCCAACCAGGCGATCGCCGCGGCCCACGCGGGCGCGACCGACGTCACGATCGTCGGCGCGGTCGGCAACGACGCCTACGGCGCCCAACTCCGCGCCACCTTCGAGCACTCCGGCGTCGACACCGACCATCTGCGCACGGTCGAGGGCCCGTCCGGCACCGCGCACATCGTCGTGGACGACGAGGGGGGCAACGCTATCGTCGTGATCCCCGCCGCGAACGGCACCGTCGACCACCTCGCCCCGGGCGACGAGGCCACGATCGCCACGGCCGACGCCCTGCTCCTCCAACTGGAGATCCCGCTGACCGGAGTGATCGCGGGCCTGGAAGCGGCCCGCCGCCACGGCGTCCGGACGATTCTCACGCCCTCGCCAGCCCAGCCACTACCCCCCGAACTCCTCGCCGCCGTAGACCTGTTGGTCCCCAACGAGCACGAGGCCACCGCCCTCACCGGCCGCACCGACCCGCGCGAGGCGGCGGCTGCGCTGCTCGACCAGGTGCCCGAGGTGATCGTCACCCTGGGTGCGGCGGGCAGCCTGTACGCGGCCCGGGGCGCCGAGCCGTTCACCGTGGCGGCGCCCCGCGTGACCGCCGTGGACTCGACCGGCGCGGGCGACACCTTCGTCGGCGCGCTGGCGGTGGCGCTCGCGGAGGGCCGCCCGATGCGGGACGCGCTGGGCTGGGCGGCAGCGGCGGCGGCGCTGTCCGTGCAGCGGCCCGGGGCGACGGCGTCGATGCCGTACCGCGCGGAGATCGAGAAGCAGTACGCCTCATGACCGGGACGACGACCCCAACTCCTCTGTCAGGCCTGCGTGTTCTCGACCTCGCGACCCTCTTCGCCGGGCCCCTCGCCGCCACCATGCTCGGCGACTTCGGCGCCGAAGTCATCAAGGTCGAGCACCCGGCCAAGCCTGATCCGTCCCGGGGGCACGGCCCCTCCAAGGACGGCATCGGCCTCTGGTGGAAGCTCCTCGGCCGCAACAAGCGCGCGATCACCCTCGACCTGTCGAAGCCGGGCGGGCGCGACACGCTCCTCCGCCTCGCCGCGACCGCCGACGTGATCATCGAGAACTTCCGCCCCGGCACCCTGGAAAAGTGGGACCTCGGCTGGGCCGAACTCTCCTCCGCCAACCCGCGGTTGGTGCTGGCCCGGGTCACCGCCTTCGGCCAGTTCGGGCCCTACGCCCACCGCCCCGGCTTCGGCACCCTCGCCGAGGCCATGAGCGGTTTCGCCGCGATCACCGGCGAACCGGACGCGCCCCCGACGCTCCCGCCGTTCGGCCTCGCCGACTCGATCGCGGGCCTGGCGACGGCGTACGCGGTGATGACGGCCCTCGCCGCCCGCGACCGTACAGGCGAAGGCCAGGTGGTGGACATGGCGATCATCGAACCCATCCTCACCGCGCTGGGCCCGCAACCCCTCTGGTACGACCAGCTCGGCCACGTCCAGCCGCGCACCGGCAACCGCTCCCAGAACAACGCCCCGCGCAACACCTACCGCACGGCGGACGGCAGTTGGGTCGCCGTCTCCACCTCGGCCCAGTCGATCGCCGAGCGCGTGATGCGCCTGGTCGGCCGCCCGGAGCTGATCGACGAACCGTGGTTCGCGACGGGCGCGGACCGGGCCCGGCACTCCGACGTCCTGGACGCGGCGGTCGGCGACTGGATCGCGCAACGCACCCGCACCGAGGTGCTGGCCGCGTTCGAGAAGGCGGAGGCCGCGGTCGCCCCCATCCAGGACGTGCGGGATGTGATGTCGGACCCCCAGTACCAGGCCCTCGACACGATCACCACCGTCGACGACCCCGAACTCGGCCCCCTCCGCATGCAGAACGTCCTCTTCCGCCTCTCCGCCACCCCCGGCGCGATCCGCTGGACCGGCCGCCCGCACGGCGCCGACACGGACACGGTCCTGACCGAACTCGGCCTGACCGACACCGAGTTGACCACCCTCCGCCAGGCGGGCGCCCTGTGACGGCGCACCCCCTGACCTGGCTCTACGTCCCCGGCGACCGCCCCCCGATCGTCGCCAAGGCCCTCGCCGCCGGCGCGGACGTGGTCGTCGTGGACCTGGAGGACGCGGTGGCCCCGGACCGCAAGGACTACGCCCGCGCGGCCACGGCGGAACTCCTCTCTGAACCCCAACTCACCGTCCACGTACGCGTGAACGCCCTGGACACCCCCTGGGCCGCCGACGACCTCCGCACCCTCGCACCCCTCCCGGGCGTGTCCGGCCTGCGGCTCCCGAAGGTCACGTCTCCGGAGGAGGTCGTAGCCGTAGCGGAAAAGGCCCGCGACCTCCCCCTGTACGCCCTCCTGGAGACGGCCCTCGGCATCGAGCGGGCCTTCTCGATCGCCGCCGCGCACTCCTCCGTGCACGGCATCGCGCTCGGCGAGGCGGATCTACGGGCCGACCTGGGCGTACGCGAGGACTCCGGTCTCGACTGGTCCCGCTCGCGGGTGATCGTCGCCGCGCGGGCGGCGGGACTCGCCCCGCCGCCGCAGTCCGTGCACCCGGACATCCGCGATCTGGAGGGCCTGGCCGCCTCCTGCGCGCACGGCCGTGCCCTCGGTTTCCTGGGGCGCGCGGCCATCCATCCCCGTCAACTCCCGGTCATCGAGAGCGCGTTCCTCCCGACGAACGAGGAGATCGAACAGGCCGAGACGATCGTCAAGGCGGCCATGCGGGAGGCGGGCGCGCAGGCCCTTCCCGACGGGCGGTTCATCGACGCGGCGGTGGTGACGGCCGCGCAGCGAACGCTCGCGTTGGCGCGCCGGACCTGAGACGCGATGAGGGCGCCCCGTCGAACACGGGGCGCCCTCATCGTCGTAGAACCGGCCGTCAGCCCTTCTTCGCGGACTCGGCCTCGTCCTTCTTGAGATCCACTTCGGTCGCCGCGTCCGCTTCCTCGGCGTCCGCGTCTTCCTTCGGCTCCTCTTCCGAGGCCGCCGTGCTGTCGTCGCCGTCGGTCTCATCGGCCGGTGCGTCCGTGTCAGGCTCGACGACCTCTTCGCGGCCCGGGCGCTTCTTCGCCGAGATCACGAAGTAGAGGACCGCGAGCAGGAAGACGATCATCGCGGTCCAGTCGTTCAACCGCAGGCCCAGGAAGTGGTGGGCGTCGTCGACGCGCATGTACTCGATCCAGCCGCGGCCGACGCAGTACGAGGCGACGTACAGCGCGAACGCCCGGCCGTGGCCCAGCTTGAAGCGGCGGTCGGCCCAGATGACGAGGAAGCCGACGCCGACGCACCACAGCGACTCGTACAGGAACGTCGGGTGGTAGTAGCCGGGGACGCGGCCGTCCGTCGAGGACGTGATGTGCAGCGCCCAGGGGAGGTGCGTCTCGCGGCCGTAGAGCTCCTGGTTGAACCAGTTGCCCCAGCGGCCGATGGCCTGGGCGAAGGCGATGCCGGGGGCCAGCGCGTCGGCCCAGGCCGGCAGCGGGATGCCACGGCGGCGGCAGCCGATCCACGCGCCCACCGCGCCGAGCGCGATCGCGCCCCAGATGCCGAGGCCGCCCTGCCACACCTTGAAGGCGTCCACCCAGTCGCGGCCCTCGCTGAAGTACAGCTCGTAGTCCGTGATCACGTGGTAGAGGCGACCGCCGACGAGGCCGAACGGCACGGCCCAGACAGCGATGTCGGCCACCGTCCCGACCTTGCCGCCGCGGGCGACCCAGCGTTTGTTGCCGAGCCAGACGGCGACGAAGACGCCGATGATGATGCAGAAGGCGTAGCCGCGCAGCGGAATGGGGCCGAGGTGGATGACCCCGCGCGAAGGGCTGGGAATGTAGGCAAAGGTTTCCATGGCAGGGTCGACGCTACCGTGCCGGACCGTGACCTCGGCAAGCGGCCCGGCTACGGCTCCATAACGGGCCGGTGTGAAAACCGGCCCGCCCGCTTACCCCGCGCTACCCCTTGTTGGCCGCCTGGACCAGCTGCTTCAGCTTCGCCGGGGTCATCGTCTGGTCCGCGTAGATGTTCTTGCCGTCGAAGAGGACGGTCGGGGTACCGGTGAATCCGCCGGCCTGGAACGCGGCGGCGGACTTCGTGACCCAGCTGTCGTGCGTACCGCTGTTGACGCACTTCTGGAACGCGGGCGTGTCGAGACCCTTCACCTTGCCCGCCAGCTCGATCAGCTTGGCGTTGCTGGAGTACGCGTCGTCCGTCTCCTTGGGCTGGTTCTCGTACAGCACGTCGTGGAAGTCGCGGAACTTTCCGGCGTCCTGGGCGCAGGCCGCCGCGTTGGCCGCGCGCTTGGAGCCGGTGCCGCCGAGGTTGCCGTCGATGATCGTGACCAGGTGGTACTGCACCTTCAACTGCCCGGAGTCGGTCAGCTCGTGCAGTGTCGAGCGGTACGCCGTCTCGAAGGCCTGGCAGGCCGGGCAGCGGAAGTCCTCCCACACCGTGAGCGTCGGCTTGGCGCTGTCCTTGCCGACCTGGATCGCCAGGCTGTCCTTGCCGGTCGCCCCGGAGGGTGCCACCAGGGGGCCCGCCTTGCTGCTGCCGCTGTCGTCCTTGCCATGGTTCGCGGCGAGGACGCCGATCACCGATGCCAGACCCAGCACGCAGACGACGCTCGCGGCCACGATCAGCGTGCGCCGCCGCCTCTCCGAGGCCTTCTGCTTCTCACGCTCGACCGCCAGCCGCTCGCGGGCGGTGCGCTTTCCGTCACGGTTCTTCTCGCTCACACCCCGCAGAACGAACCGGGGAGGCGCAGCGCGCCTCCCCGGTCCCAGGTCCACCCATACGGGGGACGGTTGTTCCTTTACGCCGATGCGCTACGCCTGTCCGCGCACGCCCTTCGCGAGGTCGGCCGCGAGGGCGCGGACCGCCTCCACGCCGGCCGCGTCGTCCGGCGCGTCCAGCATCCCCTTGACGAAGGCCGAGCCGACGATCACGCCGTCCGCGAAGCGGGCCACCTCGGCGGCCTGCTGGGCGTTCGAGACACCGAGTCCGACGCACACGGGCGTGTCGGTGGTGGCCCGGGTGCGTTCGACGAGGTCCTGTGCCTGCGCGCCGACCGACGCGCGGGTGCCGGTGACGCCCATGAGGGAGGCTGCGTAGACGAAGCCGGTGCCGACCTTGGTGATCTCGGCGAGGCGGGCGTCCTTGCTGCTGGGCGCGACCACGAAGACCGTGGCGAGCCCGTGCTTCTCGGCGTGCTCCCTCCACAGCCCGGCCTCCTGGACGGGCAGGTCGGGCAGGATGCACCCGGCGCCGCCCGCTTCGGCCAGCTCGGCGGTGAAGCGCTCGACGCCATAGCGGTCGATGGGGTTCCAGTACGTCATGACGAGTACGGGCTTGCCGGTCGCCGCGTGCGTCTCTCGGACCGTGCGCATGACGTCGGCGATCTTGACGCCTCCGCGCAGGGCGATGTCGTCGGCGGTCTGGATGACGGGACCGTCGAGGACGGGGTCGCTGTGCGGCAGGCCCACCTCGACGATGTCCGCGCCGCCGTCGAAGGCCGCCTTGATCGCCTCGATGCCGCCGTCCACGGTCGGGAACCCGGCCGGGAGATAGGCGATGAGCGCGGCGCGCCCCTCGGCCTTGGCGGCGGCGAGGGTGTCGCTCAACAGCCGGATGTTGCCGCTCACTTGGCGTCCCCCTCGATCTCCGCGACGTCGGCGGTGTTCGCCGCGACCTCGGCATCGGCACTGGTGTCGTACAGGCCGAAGTACCGCGCGGCCGTGTCCATGTCCTTGTCGCCGCGCCCGGACAGGTTGACGACGATCAGCCCGTCCTTGCCCAGCTCCTTGCCGACCTCCAGCGCGCCGGCGAGCGCGTGGGCGCTCTCGATGGCCGGGATGATGCCCTCGGTGCGCGACAGCAGGCGCAGGGCCTGCATGGCCGCGTCGTCGGTGACCGCGCGGTACTCGCCGCGGCCGCTGTCCTTGAGGTAGGAGTGCTCGGGGCCGATGCCCGGGTAGTCCAGTCCGGCCGAGATCGAGTACGGCTCGGTGATCTGGCCCTCCTCGTCCTGGAGGACGTAGGACCGCGAACCGTGCAGGATGCCGGGCTCGCCCGCGGTCAGCGTGGCCGCGTGCTCGCCCGTCTCGACGCCGTGCCCGGCGGGCTCGCAGCCGATGAGGCGTACGTCCGCGTCCGGGATGAAGGCGTGGAACAGGCCGATGGCGTTCGAACCGCCGCCGACGCACGCGATCGCCGCGTCGGGGAGGCGGCCGGCGCGCTCCAGGATCTGGCGGCGGGCCTCGACGCCGATGACCCGGTGGAAGTCGCGGACCATGGCGGGGAAGGGGTGCGGGCCGGCCACCGTGCCGAAGAGGTAGTGCGTGCGGTCGACGTTGGCGACCCAGTCGCGGAAGGCCTCGTTGATCGCGTCCTTGAGGGTGCGGCTGCCGGACTTCACGGCGATGACCT
The nucleotide sequence above comes from Streptomyces sp. N50. Encoded proteins:
- the trpB gene encoding tryptophan synthase subunit beta, with the protein product MPSEFFIPDPDGQVPTAEGYFGAFGGKFIPEALVAAVDEVAVEYDKAKHDPEFARELDDLLLNYTGRPSAFTEVPRFAAEAGGARIFLKREDLNHTGSHKINNVLGQALLTKRMGKTRVIAETGAGQHGVATATACALFGLECTIYMGEIDTQRQALNVARMRMLGAEVIAVKSGSRTLKDAINEAFRDWVANVDRTHYLFGTVAGPHPFPAMVRDFHRVIGVEARRQILERAGRLPDAAIACVGGGSNAIGLFHAFIPDADVRLIGCEPAGHGVETGEHAATLTAGEPGILHGSRSYVLQDEEGQITEPYSISAGLDYPGIGPEHSYLKDSGRGEYRAVTDDAAMQALRLLSRTEGIIPAIESAHALAGALEVGKELGKDGLIVVNLSGRGDKDMDTAARYFGLYDTSADAEVAANTADVAEIEGDAK